One stretch of Astatotilapia calliptera unplaced genomic scaffold, fAstCal1.2 U_scaffold_3, whole genome shotgun sequence DNA includes these proteins:
- the LOC113017951 gene encoding E3 ubiquitin-protein ligase TRIM21-like, whose product MSAASNLRSEDQFLCSICLDVFTDPVSTPCGHNFCKTCISQHWDTNDRKKCPMCNRVFKRRPELDINTLFSEMVAQFRRDAQQKASSSSSEQQAAKPGEVPCDVCTATRLKALKSCLVCQTSYCQTHLEPHLILKGLKKHQLVDAVENLEGRMCTKHDKLLELFCKTDQTCVCVLCSVLDHKNHEFVPLREEYEGKKAELEKTEAEIQQMIQKRRLKIQEITESVKMSKDAADRQKAEGVQVLTALMESVERRLKELMKEIEDKQEATEKQAEGLIKDLEQEISELMERSSEVEQLSRSEDHLHLLQSFSSLKAAPPSKDWTEVRVHPPSYEETVGRAVAQLEETVWKPMKKKLFEAELQRVQQHEVDVTLDPDTAHPDLILSDDGKQVYHRDVEKKLPDNPERFSKCGDVLGEQSFSSGRFYFEVQVKGKTEWDLGVATESINRKGHITLRPQDGFWTVWLRNGNEYKALAGPPVPLCLHPGPEKVGVFVDYEEGLVSFYDVGAAALIYSFTGCSFTHKLHPFFNPCMNDGGKNSAPLIICPVNQTDQRLI is encoded by the coding sequence ATGTCTGCTGCCAGCAATCTGCGATCTGAAGATCAGTTTCTGTGCTCCATCTGTCTGGATGTGTTCACTGATCCAGTCTCTACACCATGTGGACACAACTTCTGCAAAACCTGCATCAGTCAGCACTGGGACACTAATGACAGAAAGAAGTGTCCTATGTGTAACAGAGTGTTCAAAAGACGACCTGAACTAGACATCAACACTTTGTTCTCTGAGATGGTTGCTCAGTTCAGACGTGACGCTCAGCAgaaagccagcagcagcagctcagagcaaCAAGCTGCCAAACCAGGAGAAGTTCCCTGTGACGTCTGCACTGCAACCAGACTGAAGGCCCTGAAGTCCTGCCTGGTGTGTCAGACCTCCTACTGTCAGACTCACCTGGAGCCTCATCTGATACTGAAAGGCCTGAAAAAACATCAGCTGGTTGATGCTGTGGAGAACCTGGAAGGCAGGATGTGCACGAAGCACGATAAACTCCTGGAGCTGTTCTGTAAGACCGACCAGACATGTGTCTGCGTGCTCTGCTCTGTTTTAGACCACAAGAACCACGAGTTTGTTCCTCTGAGAGAAGAATATGAAGGAAAGAAGGCAGAGCTGGAGAAGACAGAGGCTGAGATTCAGCAGATGATCCAGAAGAGACGACTGAAGATTCAGGAGATCACAGAGTCGgtgaagatgagtaaagatgctgcagacagacagaaagcagaaggTGTTCAGGTCCTCACGGCTCTGATGGAGTCTGTTGAGAGACGCCTGAAGGAGCTCATGAAGGAGATCgaagacaaacaggaagctaCAGAGAAACAGGCTGAAGGTCTCATCAAAGATCTGGAACAGGAAATCTCTGAGCTGATGGAGAGAAGCTCTgaggtggagcagctctcaCGCTCTgaagaccacctccacctcctgcaAAGCTTCTCCTCCCTGAAAGCTGCTCCACCCAGCAAGGACTggacagaggtcagagttcatccaCCATCATATGAGGAGACTGTGGGGAGAGCTGTGGCTCAGCTGGAGGAGACAGTCTGGAAACccatgaagaagaagctgtttgaGGCTGAGCTGCAGAGGGTGCAGCAGCATGAGGTGGATGTGACTCTGGATCCTGATACAGCTCATCCTGACCTCATCCTGTCTGATGATGGAAAACAAGTTTATCATCGTGATGTGGAGAAGAAACTTCCAGACAACCCAGAGAGATTTTCTAAGTGTGGTGATGTTTTAGGAGAGCAGAGTTTCTCTTCAGGCAGATTTTACTTTGAGGTTCAGGTTAAAGGAAAGACTGAGTGGGATTTAGGAGTGGCCACAGAGTCGATCAACAGGAAGGGACACATCACACTGAGACCTCAGGATGGTTTCTGGACTGTGTGGCTGAGAAATGGAAATGAGTACAAAGCTCTTGCTGGTCCTCCAGTCCCCCTCTGTCTTCATCCTGGTCCTGAGAAGGTGGGGGTGTTTGTGGATTATGAGGAGGGTCTGGTCTCCTTTTATGATGTAggtgctgcagctctgatctACTCCTTTACTGGCTGCTCCTTCACTCACAAACTCCACCCATTCTTCAATCCCTGTATGAATGATGGAGGTAAAAACTCTGCACCTCTGATCATCTGTCCTGTCAATCAAACTGATCAACGACTGATTTAA
- the LOC113017956 gene encoding uncharacterized protein LOC113017956, translating to MKTSSVSLLLGVCVLLLSALTVCAVSLSVSPNLQQFFTAASVSLTCDGQLGSDGWTVKRDTGSGTESCGAGGRGFGKINGPSCVFDEFSPVSGVYWCEGEAGEKSEEVNITVSDKEVILEIPALPVRTGSDVTLRCKKKIGGTAAAYFYFNGRPVGPKSEKNITINVQQSDEGLYWCSTDEFGSSPQSFLRVRGQITVSYPTTPTPPTTKTSANIHISCSPPPLPNPSFIIPVIVTLGSLVLVVLVLVLVQLLWKKHTGMISPASTNDVTYAEVTIRESANKMSVIQPEVIYSSLSINTTG from the exons ATGAAGACTTCGTCTGTGTCTCTGCTCCTCG gtgtgtgtgtgctgctgctgtctgcactgACTGTTTGTGCAG TCTCTCTGAGCGTCAGTCCAAACCTTCAGCAGTTCTtcacagcagcctcagtgtcTCTGACATGTGACGGTCAGCTGGGCTCTGATGGATGGACGGTGAAGAGGGACACAGGAAGTGGGACTGAGTCATGTGGAGCAGGGGGGCGGGGCTTTGGGAAGATAAATGGTCCATCCTGTGTTTTTGATGAGTTCAGCCCAgtcagtggagtttactggtgtgaaggTGAAGCTGGAGAGAAGAGTGAAGAAGTCAACATCACTGTATCAG ATAAAGAAGTGATCCTGGAGATCCCTGCACTTCCTGtgaggacaggaagtgatgtcactctacgctgtaaaaagaaaattggtggcacagccgCAGCTTATTTCTACTTTAATGGACGTCCTGTTGGACCTAAATCAGAGAAAAACATCACCATTAACGTGCAGCAGTCTGATGAAGGTCTCTACTGGTGTTCTACTGATGAGTTTGGATCATCTCCTCAGAGCTTtctgagggtcagaggtcagatcaCTGTTTCCT ATCCTACAACAccaacaccaccaacaacaaaaacatcagcaaacatccATATCTcctgttctcctcctcctcttcctaaTCCCTCCTTCATCATCCCAGTCATAGTTACTTTAGGTTCTCTGGTCCTTGTGGTTCTGGTTTTGGTTCTAGTTCAGCTTCTTTGGAAGAAACACACAGGTATGATATCT CCAGCCTCTACAAATGATGTCACATATGCCGAGGTCACCATTAGAGAGTCAGCCAATAAGATGTCAGTCATCCAACCAGAAGTGATTTACTCCAGCCTGAGCATAAACACTACAG gttaa